The Pogona vitticeps strain Pit_001003342236 chromosome 6, PviZW2.1, whole genome shotgun sequence genome contains a region encoding:
- the LOC110088289 gene encoding histone H2A-IV-like, translating into MSGRGKQGGKARAKAKTRSSRAGLQFPVGRVHRLLRKGNYAERVGAGAPVYLAAVLEYLTAEILELAGNAARDNKKTRIIPRHLQLAIRNDEELNKLLGKVTIAQGGVLPNIQAVLLPKKTETHKVKAK; encoded by the coding sequence ATGTCTGGACGCGGGAAGCAAGGCGGCAAAGCGAGGGCGAAGGCCAAGACCCGCTCCTCCCGGGCCGGCCTGCAGTTCCCGGTGGGTCGCGTCCACCGCCTGCTGCGGAAGGGCAACTACGCCGAGCGGGTGGGCGCCGGGGCCCCCGTCTACCTGGCCGCCGTCCTCGAGTACCTGACGGCCGAGATCCTCGAGCTGGCCGGCAACGCCGCCCGGGACAACAAGAAGACCCGCATCATCCCCCGACACCTCCAGCTCGCCATCCGCAACGACGAGGAGCTCAACAAGCTGCTGGGAAAAGTCACCATCGCCCAGGGAGGCGTCTTGCCCAACATCCAGGCCGTCCTGCTGCCCAAGAAGACCGAGACCCACAAAGTGAAGGCGAAGTAA
- the LOC110088291 gene encoding histone H4 yields MSGRGKGGKGLGKGGAKRHRKVLRDNIQGITKPAIRRLARRGGVKRISGLIYEETRGVLKVFLENVIRDAVTYTEHAKRKTVTAMDVVYALKRQGRTLYGFGG; encoded by the coding sequence ATGTCCGGAcgtggaaagggagggaaaggccTGGGCAAAGGAGGCGCCAAGAGGCACCGGAAGGTGTTGCGCGACAACATCCAAGGGATCACCAAGCCGGCCATCCGCCGCTTGGCCCGCCGAGGGGGCGTCAAGCGCATTTCGGGGCTCATCTACGAGGAAACCCGGGGGGTCCTGAAGGTCTTCCTGGAGAATGTGATCCGCGATGCCGTCACTTACACCGAGCACGCGAAAAGGAAGACCGTCACCGCCATGGACGTCGTCTATGCCTTGAAGCGCCAGGGACGGACCCTTTACGGCTTCGGCGGTTAA
- the LOC110088287 gene encoding histone H2A-IV-like: MSGRGKQGGKARAKAKTRSSRAGLQFPVGRVHRLLRKGNYAERVGAGAPVYLAAVLEYLTAEILELAGNAARDNKKTRIIPRHLQLAIRNDEELNKLLGKVTIAQGGVLPNIQAVLLPKKTESHKVKAK; the protein is encoded by the coding sequence ATGTCTGGACGCGGGAAGCAAGGCGGCAAAGCCAGGGCGAAGGCCAAGACCCGCTCCTCCCGGGCCGGCCTGCAGTTCCCGGTGGGTCGCGTCCACCGCCTGCTGCGGAAGGGCAACTACGCCGAGCGGGTGGGCGCCGGGGCCCCCGTCTACCTGGCCGCCGTCCTCGAGTACCTGACGGCCGAGATCCTCGAGCTGGCCGGCAACGCCGCCCGGGACAACAAGAAGACCCGCATCATCCCCCGACACCTCCAGCTCGCCATCCGCAACGACGAGGAGCTCAACAAGCTGCTGGGGAAAGTCACCATCGCCCAGGGAGGGGTCCTGCCCAACATCCAGGCCGTCTTGCTGCCCAAGAAGACCGAGAGCCACAAAGTGAAGGCGAAATAA
- the LOC110088284 gene encoding histone H3: MARTKQTARKSTGGKAPRKQLATKAARKSAPATGGVKKPHRYRPGTVALREIRRYQKSTELLIRKLPFQRLVREIAQDFKTDLRFQSSAVMALQEASEAYLVGLFEDTNLCAIHAKRVTIMPKDIQLARRIRGERA; the protein is encoded by the coding sequence ATGGCTCGCACCAAGCAGACAGCTCGCAAGTCCACTGGCGGGAAGGCGCCCCGCAAGCAGCTGGCCACCAAGGCTGCCCGCAAGAGTGCTCCGGCCACCGGCGGCGTCAAGAAGCCTCACCGCTACCGACCGGGCACCGTGGCTCTGCGGGAGATCCGGCGCTACCAGAAGTCCACCGAGCTCCTCATCCGAAAGCTGCCTTTCCAGCGCCTCGTGAGGGAGATCGCCCAGGACTTCAAGACCGACCTGCGCTTCCAGAGCTCCGCCGTCATGGCCTTGCAGGAGGCCAGCGAAGCCTACCTGGTGGGGCTCTTTGAGGACACCAACCTCTGCGCCATCCACGCCAAAAGGGTCACCATCATGCCCAAGGACATCCAGCTGGCCAGGCGCATCCGCGGCGAGAGGGCTTAA
- the LOC110088264 gene encoding histone H1.2-like: MTEEVPAAPVAALPAVKAPAKKAKKAAGAAKARKPSGPSVTELLTQAVAASKERGGVSLAALKKALAAAGYDVEKNNSRIKLGLKSLVGKGTLVQTKGTGASGSFRLNKKQAEGGKDKAAGAAAAKKKKPAGPVAAKGKKPAAKKPASAAAKKAKKPAAGGAKKGAKAAKKPAGGAKKAAKSPKKPKAKKVAAKSPAKSKAAKPKPKPKTPKAKVAKAKKAAPKKK, encoded by the coding sequence atgacgGAAGAGGTCCCCGCGGCGCCTGTGGCTGCCCTCCCGGCCGTCAAGGCCCCCGCCAAGAAGGCGAAGAAGGCGGCGGGAGCGGCCAAGGCGCGCAAGCCGTCGGGCCCGAGCGTGACGGAGCTGCTGACCCAGGCGGTGGCGGCCTCCAAGGAGCGCGGCGGGGTCTCGCTGGCCGCCCTCAAGAAGGCGCTGGCGGCCGCCGGCTACGACGTGGAGAAGAACAACAGCCGCATCAAGCTGGGCCTCAAGAGCCTGGTGGGGAAGGGCACCCTGGTCCAGACCAAGGGCACCGGCGCCTCGGGCTCCTTCCGCCTCAACAAGAAGCAGGCCGAGGGCGGCAAGGACAAGGCGGCAGGAGCGGCGGCGGCCAAGAAGAAGAAGCCCGCGGGGCCCGTTGCGGCCAAAGGCAAGAAGCCCGCCGCCAAGAAGCCGGCCTCGGccgctgccaagaaagccaagaAGCCCGCCGCCGGAGGGGCCAAGAAGGGCGCCAAGGCGGCCAAGAAGCCCGCCGGAGGGGCCAAGAAGGCGGCCAAGAGCCCCAAGAAGCCGAAAGCCAAGAAAGTGGCCGCCAAGAGCCCCGCCAAGTCGAAGGCGGCGAAGCCCAAACCTAAGCCCAAGACGCCCAAGGCTAAGGTGGCGAAAGCCAAAAAGGCGGCCCCGAAGAAGAAATGA